The following is a genomic window from Dioscorea cayenensis subsp. rotundata cultivar TDr96_F1 chromosome 10, TDr96_F1_v2_PseudoChromosome.rev07_lg8_w22 25.fasta, whole genome shotgun sequence.
ataatttaaCTCATGAATGTATTGGTAggaatatacatatttatacatatagatatccgtacaaaatacataaataatacaataattcaCTTAAGATAATATGCTTACTCCAAGCCATAACTTAAGATAAAACATAATTCAATAATtccataacaaattaaatttcagAACATCAAGAtgcatataaataaacaaaatataaatctaaaaagaATTAATGAAACCATGCTTTGAAGGCTTTAGATTACCAACATCAtacaatacacacacacatgcagAATCCTAACAATCATATACGagcataaatacataaatattatccATACAAAAGCACAAAACACCAGATCAGGCTTCAAGGTTGCAGGTTCACAAGAAGATCAAAGCTACACTTATGCATACAAAGATAATTAAGACAAgctaaagaaataaataaaaaaaaaaaggcatggaTCTAACCTCCAACCAAAGAGGAAGCAAGATCCCAGGACTGCAACTATGGCCACCAAGAAAACCTCAAGCTCAAGAGTTGAAGTGCTTCTAAAGGCAAGCACACACACCCACTCTCAGAATTCTAAACCAACACCAAGCTCTCCTCTTAAAAGCAAAGCGTTGATCGGTTGTGATGGCGTGCACTCGGTGGTGGCGCAGTGGCTTGGGCTCACAGCACCGGTGCTTTCCAACCGCTCGGCGATCCGTGGCTTGGCCGTGTTCCCTTCTGGTCATGATTTCAAGCATGAAGTTCACCAGTTGGTTGGAGATGGTATAAGAGCTGGTTTTGTTCCTGTTAATGATACTGATGTTTACTAGGGCTTCACCTCCCATCTAATTCCTCAAggttaattatattatatttaattaatcaattaaattttacattttataatttttaagctataaatattgatttatttattatttattatttatattttagatatgaCAACAAAGCCTGAGCTAATACAAAAGGAACTAATAGAGCACTTGGCTAAAGATTGCACCAAGGACCAGGGACGGAACCAaaggggggctagcaggggcttcagccccccctcGGCACcagtaaggtttttttttttgtttggccgGAAACATAGAAGTTATAGAACCATGCAAACCAGCCCCCCTTCGGCCATGCCAGCCCTACTAGCAGCCTCTCATCCGCCTTGATAATCACTACATAGATACTAAAGACCATGAGGAAGAACTTTTGTATTCAACTCGACCTCAGAAAATGTTTGTACAAGTCGGGATAATTCATGGAATATGAGATGTTCAAAGGAAAACAGAAAAAACCAGCCAAGTTTGAAATATGCTTTTATAATTTACAGAAACTTCAGTAACTGAAATGAAACTGGTGCATTGAGAGCATGAGTCAATTGCATTCTGGTTAAACCAAACCAACTAATATTGCCTTGAACTAATGTGCATCCATTTGATGATCTCATCCTGGCCGTTCATTGGGAAACCAATCTTGACTCTTAaggttgcctcgaacttaaaccaatcattttgatgaaattaatctCAGCCGTTCATTCTTTCCTTCTCAAAACTAACCAACATTCAAACATTTGAAAGATCAGTTTTACCCTTTAATCAAAATCTATTTCCaggtttcaaaatattcaaaattccaGCTTTGCTGCTTTTTCAACCTGGCTGCTTCTACACTGTATCCACTCTACTTTTCACTgagtatgtatattttattatttattttttttaattattggatcATACAATCAATGTTCAAGTATTACTTCTTATTGAAAATGAGAGAATGAATGTATTAAATTTATGGgtgaaataaatataacatgaatgataaacttcatttttataaatatgcctacaatgtgtttgattaaatgccttgatgagttaaaatattgaaaatatcaaatatcaaatagtaatatgtatcataatgtatatatgtataagtaaataatgtttagtgttGAGAGGGCATTTTCGGTGATGAATATTGTGAAAATTGACTTGCGCAACAAAATGGGAGACGAGTGGATGAACGATAGCATGATTGTCTATATTGAGAAAgaggtttttgcaactattgacaatgaggcgattctacaatgttttcaaaaaatgcaaactcaTCGTATTCAGTTACCTTCTCTGAGTAGCATGCGTCACACAGATGACAATTCTAGCTCTAGTGTGCATAGATAAatggtttatgttttttttgtgattttattaattaaatgtcacaatatcgcactattttgttttgaatacaATTTAtgttaactaaattttttttttaacattttgccCTCAGCCCCCCCCCCAATCAATAAatcctggttccgtccctgccAAGGACTATCTTAACGTGATCAAACACTTAGAACTCTCAACAATCACATGGGGACAGTTGCTGTTCTGAGTACCATGTGATGTTCTCTTCGGTAGGACACACAACGGTGTTGTCACGGTGGCCGGCGACGCGTTTCACCCAATGACACCGGACCTGGGACAAGGTGGCTGCACTGCACTTGAGGATGCTGTTGTGCTGGCTCGGTGCATGGCAAACTCGCCTGACAGCATGTCAAGTGGCATGGAGATGTACGTGAAGGAAATGAGGTGGAGGGTGGCCGGAATAATCACCTGAGCGTTCTTGTCAGGGTGGG
Proteins encoded in this region:
- the LOC120270735 gene encoding monooxygenase 2-like, translating into MKVVHEVVIVGAGIAGLATTLALNKTGIQIIVLEKAHELCATGAAIPLSPNAWGHVTNLITGATQVINFTGTINSGDIGARAVHRKVLLETLANELPENTIKFSINMSRPSPTSRNSKPTPSSPLKSKALIGCDGVHSVVAQWLGLTAPVLSNRSAIRGLAVFPSGHDFKHEVHQLVGDGIRAGFVPVNDTDVSKYSKFQLCCFFNLAASTLTHNGVVTVAGDAFHPMTPDLGQGGCTALEDAVVLARCMANSPDSMSSGMEMYVKEMRWRVAGIIT